One segment of Candidatus Manganitrophus noduliformans DNA contains the following:
- a CDS encoding nucleotidyltransferase produces the protein MQTEPSPRKLIEDDDIQNVLDDLILVQERTQIPYVFGGGLAAKCLGRERRTKDIDIFVRPEHAERLLDALDQIGFKTEMTDPKWLYKAKKDDVPIDIIFKSAGNIYLDDETFRRATPVDFKGKRIPILPAEDLIVMKSLATEEFGPHHWFDALDVIKSGKIDWDYLKRRAKHGPRRVLGLLFYAQSIDLPVPDRAVLDILHTYLE, from the coding sequence ATGCAAACAGAACCATCCCCACGGAAATTAATCGAAGATGACGATATTCAAAACGTGCTGGATGATCTCATCCTAGTGCAGGAACGAACCCAGATCCCCTATGTGTTTGGAGGAGGCCTCGCCGCCAAATGTTTGGGACGGGAGCGGCGGACGAAAGATATCGACATCTTCGTGCGGCCGGAGCATGCCGAGCGGCTGCTCGACGCCCTCGATCAGATCGGGTTTAAAACCGAGATGACCGACCCGAAATGGCTCTACAAAGCCAAAAAAGACGACGTTCCGATCGACATCATTTTTAAGTCGGCGGGGAATATTTATCTCGACGACGAAACCTTTCGAAGGGCGACGCCGGTCGATTTTAAGGGAAAGCGAATTCCCATCCTTCCCGCCGAGGATCTCATCGTCATGAAAAGCCTGGCCACGGAAGAGTTCGGCCCCCACCACTGGTTCGACGCCCTCGATGTGATCAAGTCGGGAAAGATCGATTGGGACTATTTAAAACGGCGCGCCAAACATGGACCCCGCCGGGTCTTGGGTCTTCTCTTCTATGCGCAATCGATCGATCTGCCGGTCCCCGATCGCGCCGTCTTGGATATCCTGCATACCTATCTTGAATGA
- a CDS encoding Rqc2 family fibronectin-binding protein, whose product MSLSAGQIGEVLAEIGDTLRGGVIQKIDQPQPWSLVFEIHQRRERYHLYFSGQRRFSRIHLTNEKHPNPSSPPRFCQLLRAHLRWKRIVSLEQIGGDRIVRMTCAWPSTRTEIKTESSREVGADALPPSSTKEEERRTLSLVAELMGTASNFFLIDHQGIVLGSLFPPPAGRALQVGLPYLPPALHPTGLFKETEIPLVEPGPHRFNRSVEATYRPLQEKTAEEEEKRRLTALIDEGIRRCRKKLQQISIGLAEAEKADRFRYEGELLKGHLRQVRTGMTEVKIPDPAHPDQAEMTLSLDPALSPSENLERFFKRYKKAQAAQAALQTQREKTKKELEALERNRTVLLEGGTVAMAGKTPVPTRREKGKRAGPPTFLSADGWSVIVGRNHRENEEITFRTARGNDLWFHARGVPGSHLIVRMDRGKEIPYQTLLDAATLALHFSDGRKEGKGDVVYTFRKYIQKPKGAKPGAVLVSQEKNIYIEIEPKRLERLLASTL is encoded by the coding sequence ATGTCGCTCAGCGCCGGACAGATCGGGGAGGTCCTTGCAGAGATCGGGGACACGCTGCGGGGGGGGGTGATTCAGAAAATCGATCAGCCCCAACCCTGGAGCCTGGTCTTCGAGATTCATCAGCGGCGGGAGAGATATCACCTCTACTTTTCCGGACAGCGGCGCTTCTCCCGAATCCACCTGACCAACGAAAAACACCCCAACCCCTCCTCCCCTCCCCGGTTCTGCCAACTCCTGCGGGCGCATCTTCGATGGAAACGGATCGTCTCTCTTGAACAGATCGGAGGAGACCGGATCGTCCGAATGACCTGCGCCTGGCCTTCGACCCGAACGGAGATAAAGACGGAATCGTCACGAGAAGTCGGAGCCGATGCCCTACCACCTTCATCAACGAAAGAAGAAGAGAGGCGAACCCTCTCTCTGGTCGCGGAGCTGATGGGAACGGCGTCGAATTTCTTTTTAATCGACCATCAAGGGATTGTTTTGGGCTCGCTCTTCCCCCCTCCCGCCGGGCGCGCCTTACAGGTCGGTCTCCCCTATCTCCCTCCTGCGCTGCATCCGACCGGTCTCTTTAAAGAAACGGAGATTCCCCTTGTCGAACCGGGTCCCCACCGATTCAACCGGTCGGTGGAGGCCACCTATCGCCCCCTGCAGGAAAAAACGGCCGAGGAGGAAGAGAAGAGGCGGCTGACGGCCCTGATCGATGAGGGAATTCGCCGCTGCCGGAAAAAGTTACAGCAGATCTCCATCGGCCTGGCCGAGGCCGAAAAGGCCGACCGGTTTCGCTACGAAGGAGAGCTCCTGAAGGGTCATCTTCGCCAAGTCCGGACAGGAATGACAGAGGTGAAGATTCCCGATCCAGCGCATCCGGACCAGGCGGAGATGACTCTTTCGTTGGACCCCGCCCTCTCCCCGTCGGAAAATCTGGAACGGTTCTTCAAGAGATATAAAAAAGCCCAGGCGGCGCAGGCGGCCCTTCAGACGCAGAGGGAGAAGACGAAAAAAGAATTGGAAGCGCTGGAACGGAATCGAACGGTCCTTCTGGAAGGGGGGACCGTCGCCATGGCGGGAAAAACGCCCGTCCCGACCCGACGGGAGAAGGGGAAGCGGGCCGGCCCTCCCACCTTTCTCTCGGCAGACGGCTGGAGCGTGATCGTCGGAAGAAATCATCGGGAAAACGAAGAGATTACTTTCCGGACGGCGCGGGGAAACGATCTCTGGTTTCACGCCCGCGGCGTTCCCGGGTCCCATCTGATCGTCCGGATGGACCGAGGGAAGGAGATCCCCTACCAGACCCTGCTCGACGCGGCGACCCTGGCGCTTCATTTCAGCGACGGGAGGAAAGAGGGGAAGGGCGATGTCGTTTATACCTTTCGGAAGTATATCCAGAAACCGAAAGGGGCCAAGCCGGGCGCCGTCCTCGTCTCCCAGGAGAAAAACATCTACATTGAAATCGAACCGAAGCGGCTGGAACGCCTCTTGGCCAGCACCCTTTGA
- the prpB gene encoding methylisocitrate lyase: MTSPGRRLRRIIEKRALLLPGAFNAFSAELIERAGFEAVYISGAGLANGVAGVPDVGLLSLAEVTAQAAYIARAVKIPAIADADTGFGEGIHLVRAVEGFETAGVAGIQIEDQAFPKRCGHLPGKSLIPAREMVQKIQAATRARRDPDFLIIARTDARGVTGFRDAVDRARRYLDVGADVIFPEALESAEEFTKFAEKIKAPLLANMTEFGKSPLLSAEELSRIGYRLILFPMTLFRTAAKAMEETLEALKKEGTSRRLLGRMQSRRDLYEVIRYADYERLDQDLASQKPGPKRSNRRKK; encoded by the coding sequence ATGACCTCTCCCGGCAGACGGCTCCGGCGGATCATCGAAAAGCGCGCCCTTCTCCTGCCGGGGGCGTTCAACGCCTTCTCCGCGGAGTTGATCGAGCGGGCCGGCTTCGAGGCGGTTTACATCTCCGGGGCCGGCCTTGCAAACGGGGTGGCGGGGGTTCCCGACGTCGGGCTTCTCTCTCTGGCGGAGGTGACGGCCCAGGCGGCCTATATCGCGCGGGCGGTGAAGATTCCGGCGATCGCCGACGCCGATACCGGCTTCGGCGAAGGGATACACCTGGTCCGGGCGGTCGAGGGGTTCGAGACGGCCGGGGTGGCCGGGATTCAGATCGAAGACCAGGCTTTCCCGAAACGATGCGGTCATCTGCCCGGAAAAAGTCTGATCCCCGCCAGGGAGATGGTTCAAAAGATCCAAGCGGCGACCCGCGCGCGGCGCGATCCCGATTTTCTGATCATCGCCAGAACCGACGCCAGGGGGGTGACCGGCTTTCGTGATGCCGTCGATCGGGCGCGCCGTTACCTCGACGTCGGCGCCGATGTGATTTTTCCGGAGGCGTTGGAGTCGGCAGAGGAATTTACGAAATTCGCGGAGAAGATCAAGGCCCCTTTGTTGGCGAACATGACCGAATTCGGCAAGAGCCCGCTTCTTTCCGCCGAAGAACTTTCAAGGATCGGCTATCGGTTGATTCTCTTCCCGATGACCCTCTTTCGAACGGCGGCAAAAGCGATGGAGGAGACCCTGGAGGCGCTGAAGAAGGAGGGGACGTCGAGGCGATTGCTGGGGCGGATGCAGAGCCGCCGAGATCTCTATGAAGTCATCCGATATGCCGATTATGAGCGGCTCGATCAGGATCTGGCTTCCCAGAAACCCGGCCCGAAGCGGAGCAACCGGAGGAAAAAATGA
- a CDS encoding metallophosphoesterase family protein yields MRIAAAGDLHYDARSRGKLRSHFQKLEGEADLLLLAGDLTDTGTSEETAVLIEDLKGLRIPIVAVLGNHDYHCNQVKEVRRMLGEGGVTVLEGDSTVVHCRELSIGIAGTKGFAGGFEGACGTVFGEPEMKAFIAHTERVSHQLKETLFSLETDLKIALLHYAPIRETLAGERAEVFPFLGSYLLGKAIDEAGADLVVHGHAHHGRERGMTRGGIPVRNAAIPMLKKANLFYSLSPRAKKTHS; encoded by the coding sequence GTGCGGATTGCGGCGGCGGGAGACCTTCACTACGACGCCCGCTCGCGCGGGAAACTTCGCTCTCATTTCCAGAAATTGGAGGGAGAGGCCGATCTTCTCCTCTTGGCCGGCGATCTGACCGACACGGGGACCTCTGAGGAAACCGCCGTCCTCATTGAAGATTTAAAAGGGCTCCGGATCCCGATCGTCGCCGTTTTGGGAAACCACGATTATCACTGCAATCAAGTCAAGGAGGTCCGCCGGATGTTGGGGGAGGGCGGGGTCACGGTCTTGGAAGGGGATTCCACCGTGGTCCACTGCCGGGAACTGTCGATCGGCATCGCCGGGACGAAGGGATTCGCGGGGGGATTCGAAGGGGCTTGCGGGACCGTCTTCGGCGAGCCGGAGATGAAAGCGTTTATCGCTCATACCGAAAGGGTGTCCCACCAGTTGAAGGAAACCCTCTTCTCTTTGGAGACCGATCTCAAGATTGCGCTTCTCCACTATGCGCCGATCAGAGAGACCCTCGCCGGCGAGCGCGCCGAGGTCTTCCCCTTCTTGGGGAGCTATCTCTTGGGAAAGGCGATCGACGAAGCGGGGGCCGATCTTGTCGTTCACGGCCATGCCCACCACGGTCGAGAACGAGGCATGACCCGCGGAGGAATCCCGGTCCGCAATGCCGCCATCCCGATGCTCAAGAAGGCCAACCTCTTCTATTCCCTTTCTCCGCGTGCAAAAAAAACACACTCGTAA
- a CDS encoding response regulator transcription factor — protein MSKRILIVDDNQDTVHILTVILNQGGYPTFAARDGVEALQKIQEEAPALVLLDIMMPKLDGFGVMEVMRGDSGMSQIPVLVISAKVDRASKARSMELGARDYIVKPINPDEILLKVKEHCPALKTLV, from the coding sequence TTGTCAAAGCGGATTCTGATTGTCGATGACAATCAAGATACGGTCCATATCTTAACGGTGATCTTAAATCAGGGGGGGTATCCTACCTTTGCGGCCAGGGACGGCGTCGAGGCGCTCCAAAAGATTCAGGAAGAGGCGCCGGCGCTTGTTCTCTTGGATATCATGATGCCGAAGCTGGACGGTTTTGGGGTGATGGAGGTCATGCGGGGCGATTCAGGGATGAGTCAGATTCCGGTGCTGGTGATCTCGGCGAAAGTCGATCGCGCTTCCAAGGCGCGCAGCATGGAATTGGGGGCGAGAGATTATATCGTGAAGCCGATCAATCCGGATGAAATCCTCTTGAAGGTCAAAGAGCACTGTCCCGCGTTGAAGACATTAGTGTGA
- a CDS encoding citrate/2-methylcitrate synthase translates to MSEVRKEGADRVYHGLEGILAGESEICDVEETTGGLFYRGYRIEDLSERASFEEVAYLLLMGKLPNRKELSDFSGELVRSRPLPETVRRFLKTVPTSAGPMDMLRTAVSFLGLNDPDRGSNDRPANLRKAIRLIAQIPSLLAAFRHAPEEPPSSDPSLSHAASLLYLITGKRPDPFSEKVMEISLILYAEHEFNASTFAARVTASSLSDMHSAITSAIGSLKGPLHGGANEAVMKMLLEIGGIENEERYIRDRLARKERIMGFGHRVLKGGDIRSDIIKRYSKELGEKKNDRKWFALSSRIEERMRQEKGLHPNLDFYSASAYYLLGLPIEFDTPLFVCSRIAGWSAHVIEQHDHNRLIRPRCLYTGPRELPYLPIEARP, encoded by the coding sequence ATGAGTGAAGTTCGCAAAGAGGGCGCCGATCGGGTTTACCATGGGCTCGAAGGGATTCTGGCGGGAGAGTCCGAGATTTGCGACGTGGAAGAGACGACCGGGGGACTCTTCTATCGCGGCTACCGGATCGAAGATCTTTCCGAGCGGGCCTCGTTCGAAGAGGTGGCCTATCTTCTGCTGATGGGAAAACTGCCCAATCGAAAAGAGCTCTCCGATTTTTCGGGGGAGCTGGTCCGGTCGCGCCCGCTTCCCGAAACCGTCCGCCGTTTTCTGAAGACCGTTCCGACCTCCGCCGGCCCGATGGACATGCTCCGGACGGCGGTTTCCTTTCTCGGCCTCAACGATCCCGATCGGGGATCGAACGACCGCCCGGCCAATCTTCGCAAGGCGATCCGGCTGATTGCTCAGATCCCCTCGCTTTTGGCCGCGTTCCGGCATGCGCCCGAAGAGCCTCCTTCTTCCGATCCGTCCCTGTCGCACGCGGCGAGCCTTCTCTATTTGATCACCGGAAAACGGCCCGATCCGTTCTCGGAGAAGGTGATGGAGATCTCGCTGATTCTTTATGCCGAACATGAATTCAACGCCTCGACTTTCGCGGCGCGGGTGACCGCCTCTTCCCTCTCCGATATGCACTCCGCGATCACCTCGGCGATCGGGTCGCTCAAGGGACCGCTGCACGGCGGCGCGAACGAGGCGGTGATGAAGATGCTTCTGGAGATCGGCGGGATTGAAAACGAGGAGCGATACATCCGTGACCGCTTGGCCCGGAAGGAGCGGATCATGGGGTTTGGCCACCGGGTGCTGAAGGGGGGGGATATCCGATCCGATATCATCAAGAGATATTCAAAGGAGCTGGGGGAAAAGAAGAACGACCGAAAATGGTTTGCGCTCTCAAGCCGGATCGAGGAGAGAATGCGGCAGGAGAAGGGGCTTCATCCCAATCTCGATTTCTATTCCGCTTCGGCCTACTACCTTCTCGGCCTTCCGATCGAGTTCGATACCCCGCTTTTTGTCTGCAGCCGGATCGCCGGCTGGTCGGCCCACGTCATCGAGCAGCACGACCACAACCGATTGATCCGCCCCCGCTGCCTTTATACCGGCCCCAGGGAGCTTCCTTACCTCCCCATCGAAGCCCGCCCGTAA
- a CDS encoding MmgE/PrpD family protein: protein MAHTAHPKVDSTVAERLARFSRELSYRHLPPEVIHEVKRRLIDTLGCAFGGWKDPPAKIARKVARSVRFRPGATLFGEAHRTTEDLAAFANGTAARYLDYNDTYLSKEPAHPSDNIPAALAAAEAAGRGGKALIEAVVLGYEIQCRLCDAAALRPRGWDHVTYGAFSSALTAAKLWRLTEAKTIHAVGLAGTPNQALRQTRVGEISMWKAAAFANAARNGLFAVELARLGMTGPAPIFEGEKGFMRIVSGEFDLPPLHPSGPFKIMETYIKYFPVEYHAQSAVQAALLLRERMEGGIDSIDAITIRTPDISYEIIGRDPEKWHPKTRETADHSLPYCVAVALMDGEVGLRQFGPRRLIDPKLHLLIQKVRVLSDPDLSAAYPGAIANIVEIEAGGRREVERVDHPRGHPKNPMTDAEVEEKFRRLAGRLLSKRQIEGVLARIWALEKVKSVGEILNLLKVRGKG, encoded by the coding sequence ATGGCGCACACCGCCCATCCCAAAGTCGATTCCACCGTGGCAGAGCGGCTGGCGCGCTTCAGCCGCGAATTATCTTACCGCCACCTGCCGCCGGAGGTGATCCATGAAGTGAAGCGCCGTCTCATCGACACGCTCGGATGCGCCTTCGGCGGCTGGAAAGACCCCCCGGCGAAGATCGCGCGCAAGGTGGCGCGGTCGGTCCGGTTCCGTCCCGGGGCGACGCTGTTCGGGGAGGCGCATCGAACGACCGAGGACCTCGCCGCCTTCGCCAACGGCACCGCCGCCCGTTATCTCGACTATAACGACACCTACCTTTCCAAAGAGCCGGCCCATCCGAGCGACAACATTCCGGCCGCGCTGGCCGCGGCCGAGGCGGCGGGGCGGGGCGGAAAGGCGCTGATCGAGGCGGTCGTCCTCGGCTACGAGATTCAGTGCCGTCTCTGTGACGCCGCCGCCCTTCGTCCGCGGGGATGGGATCATGTGACCTACGGGGCGTTCTCCAGCGCGCTGACGGCGGCCAAGCTCTGGAGACTGACCGAGGCAAAGACGATCCACGCCGTCGGCCTGGCCGGCACGCCGAATCAGGCGCTCCGCCAGACGCGGGTCGGGGAGATCTCGATGTGGAAGGCGGCGGCCTTCGCCAATGCGGCGCGCAACGGGCTTTTCGCCGTGGAGCTCGCCCGGTTGGGGATGACCGGTCCGGCGCCGATCTTCGAGGGAGAGAAGGGTTTCATGCGGATCGTCTCGGGCGAGTTCGACCTCCCGCCGCTCCATCCGTCCGGTCCGTTCAAGATCATGGAAACGTACATCAAATATTTCCCGGTGGAATACCATGCCCAGAGCGCCGTCCAGGCGGCGCTTCTGCTGCGGGAGCGAATGGAAGGGGGAATCGATTCGATCGACGCGATCACGATCCGCACCCCCGATATCTCTTATGAGATCATCGGGCGCGACCCGGAGAAGTGGCATCCGAAGACCCGGGAGACGGCCGATCATTCCCTTCCCTATTGTGTCGCGGTCGCTCTGATGGATGGCGAAGTGGGGCTTCGGCAGTTTGGACCGCGGCGTTTGATCGATCCGAAACTTCATCTCCTGATACAGAAGGTGCGTGTCCTCTCCGACCCCGATCTCTCCGCCGCTTATCCCGGCGCCATTGCGAATATCGTCGAGATCGAGGCGGGGGGAAGACGCGAGGTCGAGCGGGTCGACCACCCGAGAGGCCATCCGAAGAATCCGATGACCGACGCCGAGGTGGAGGAGAAATTCCGGCGGCTGGCCGGCCGGCTCCTTTCGAAAAGACAAATTGAAGGGGTGCTGGCCCGGATTTGGGCGTTGGAGAAGGTGAAATCGGTGGGGGAAATTTTAAACCTGCTGAAGGTGAGGGGGAAGGGATGA